The following proteins come from a genomic window of Anopheles ziemanni chromosome 3, idAnoZiCoDA_A2_x.2, whole genome shotgun sequence:
- the LOC131284591 gene encoding neprilysin-4 — translation MESVCKVASKYDKRQESEQQQQPPDSVTTSSGGCGLGIDERTGRLQWCPGYRFVKILFVIPAAMLPIGLLFLLLSRFQVVGSVELGCGEIGSYAEESGMGDNYLTDGEASEWPDLTTASTERQCQPIPKLLSETIDTEDRGLLRDIIRTSFIPTEKRVLPADCLPGDPLSPQEVKQGRQRRRVRKSLSWLDDSRSSPESIRAAQVQIMRQYMDLGADPCDDFYQYACGNWDRVNPIPKDKAALDTFELLRESLDLVLKNLLLGDDSVPSSPGAEESLPEVGNALSTVRSTTAPSSQHNQPVDDVPLRRVRKRVGRGWRRRRRRRAVQNKLIIRTTQVKRVRRRELKSDDDAETKARHLFVSCMNYELIKQRGLEPLKRLLDSLGGWPLLDPNWDETGFDWLNLTAYIRRYNNDVLIVEWVGPDIKNSDENIVQFDQTTLGLPTREYYLQAANRKYLDAYRLFMVEVIELLDVPPATAQRATDEMIEFEVQLANITNPPEERNNVSTLYRKIILENLHDEVPEIDWTRYLEIVTERKVNTSDFVVMFAMNYMQDLVELIGQTEPRIVANYLLWRFVRHRINNLDDRFLGAKQRFSNALFGREKNPPRWKNCVTQVNANMGMAVGAMFVRRYFDENSKKDTLKMTHELQEAFREILNQTDWIDGLTKRLAEKKVNAMSLRIGYPNFILSQEELNARYASLTVHPERYFENTLNVLSHIRRTDQEKLGQVVNKTAWHTAPAVVNAYYSRNKNQIMFPAGILQPPFYHRHFPKSINYGGIGVVIGHELTHGFDDKGRLFDRDGNLYRWWSDNAIEAFHERAACLVQQYSKYTIDEIGVQLDGENTQGENIADNGGIKQAFLAYTKWLSAQTDPRVLALETLPGLNVTNTQLFFLNFAQIWCGAMRPEATRNKLKTAVHSPGRFRVIGTLSNSEDFAREFRCPVGSVMNPAEKCSVW, via the coding sequence ATGGAGTCTGTGTGCAAAGTCGCGAGCAAGTACGATAAGCGGCAGGAGTcggagcagcaacaacaacctcCCGACTCCGTCACCACTTCCAGTGGCGGCTGTGGACTGGGAATCGATGAACGCACCGGACGGCTTCAATGGTGTCCCGGGTACCGGTTCGTGAAGATCCTGTTCGTCATTCCGGCCGCGATGCTTCCGATCGGTTTGCTGTTTCTGCTGTTGTCTCGGTTTCAGGTCGTCGGTTCGGTCGAGCTAGGATGCGGTGAGATTGGCTCCTATGCGGAAGAATCCGGTATGGGTGATAACTACCTCACCGATGGAGAAGCTTCCGAGTGGCCGGACCTGACCACAGCTAGCACCGAACGGCAGTGCCAACCGATACCGAAGCTCCTAAGCGAAACCATCGACACCGAGGATCGTGGACTTTTGCGTGACATCATCCGGACGTCGTTCATTCCGACGGAAAAGCGCGTCCTACCAGCGGACTGTTTACCGGGGGACCCTTTGTCGCCCCAGGAAGTGAAACAAGGACGTCAACGGCGACGTGTGAGAAAGTCTCTCTCCTGGTTAGACGACAGCCGGAGCAGTCCGGAGAGCATACGGGCAGCGCAGGTACAGATTATGCGGCAGTACATGGACCTCGGGGCGGACCCGTGTGACGACTTCTACCAGTACGCCTGCGGGAACTGGGACCGGGTGAATCCGATACCGAAGGATAAAGCCGCACTGGACACGTTCGAGCTGCTGCGCGAAAGTCTCGATCTGGTGCTGAAAAACCTACTCTTGGGTGACGATAGTGTGCCGTCTTCCCCCGGCGCGGAAGAAAGTCTGCCCGAGGTGGGCAATGCGCTCTCAACCGTCCGTTCGACAACGGCACCGAGTTCTCAACACAACCAACCCGTTGATGACGTACCGTTGCGTCGTGTGCGAAAGCGAGTTGGCCGTGGTTGGCGACGGCGAAGGCGACGTCGTGCGGTTCAGAACAAACTCATCATCCGGACGACGCAGGTGAAGCGCGTTAGAAGAAGGGAACTCAAGTCGGATGACGATGCGGAAACGAAAGCACGCCATCTGTTTGTGTCCTGCATGAACTATGAGCTGATCAAGCAGAGAGGACTGGAACCGTTGAAGCGATTGCTGGATAGCCTCGGTGGATGGCCCCTGCTCGATCCGAACTGGGATGAAACCGGCTTCGACTGGCTGAACCTGACGGCGTACATTCGCCGTTACAACAACGATGTGCTGATAGTCGAGTGGGTTGGTCCGGACATTAAGAATTCGGATGAAAATATCGTGCAGTTTGACCAGACGACACTCGGGTTGCCGACGCGCGAGTACTACCTACAGGCCGCCAACCGGAAGTACCTGGATGCGTACCGTCTGTTTATGGTGGAGGTAATCGAGCTGCTCGACGTGCCACCGGCGACGGCCCAGCGAGCCACGGACGAGATGATTGAGTTCGAGGTGCAGCTAGCGAACATTACTAACCCACCGGAGGAGCGCAACAACGTGTCGACCCTGTATAGGAAGATCATCCTGGAGAACCTGCACGATGAAGTACCGGAGATTGATTGGACGAGGTACCTGGAGATCGTTACCGAGCGCAAGGTGAATacgtccgactttgtggtgATGTTTGCTATGAATTACATGCAGGACCTGGTGGAGTTGATCGGCCAAACGGAGCCACGTATCGTGGCCAACTATCTACTGTGGCGATTCGTTCGTCACCGGATCAACAATCTGGACGATCGGTTTCTCGGTGCCAAGCAGCGCTTCTCGAATGCGTTATTCGGGCGGGAGAAGAATCCACCACGGTGGAAGAACTGTGTGACGCAGGTTAACGCCAACATGGGAATGGCGGTTGGGGCGATGTTCGTGAGGCGATACTTTGACGAGAACAGCAAGAAGGACACGCTCAAGATGACCCACGAGCTGCAGGAGGCCTTCCGTGAGATACTGAACCAGACCGATTGGATCGATGGGTTGACCAAGCGGCTTGCCGAGAAAAAGGTGAACGCGATGTCGCTCCGGATCGGTTACCCCAACTTTATTCTGTCCCAAGAAGAGCTGAACGCCCGCTACGCCAGTCTCACCGTTCACCCGGAGCGATACTTCGAAAACACGCTCAACGTGCTCAGTCACATACGGCGAACGGATCAGGAGAAGCTTGGCCAGGTGGTGAACAAAACGGCCTGGCATACGGCACCGGCTGTGGTGAACGCGTACTATAGCCGCAACAAGAACCAGATCATGTTCCCCGCTGGGATCCTGCAGCCACCGTTCTACCACCGTCACTTCCCAAAGTCGATCAACTACGGTGGCATTGGCGTGGTGATCGGGCACGAGCTGACACACGGTTTCGACGACAAGGGTCGGCTGTTCGATCGCGACGGTAACCTGTACCGCTGGTGGAGCGACAACGCCATCGAGGCGTTCCACGAGCGGGCAGCTTGTTTGGTGCAGCAGTACAGCAAGTACACGATCGACGAGATCGGCGTCCAGCTCGATGGGGAAAACACACAGGGCGAGAACATCGCCGACAACGGTGGCATCAAGCAGGCGTTCCTCGCCTACACCAAATGGCTTTCCGCGCAGACCGACCCACGCGTTCTGGCCCTCGAGACCCTTCCGGGGCTGAACGTCACCAACACGCAGCTGTTCTTCCTGAACTTTGCACAGATCTGGTGCGGTGCGATGCGCCCGGAAGCGACCCGGAACAAGCTCAAGACGGCCGTACACAGTCCCGGGCGGTTCCGGGTGATCGGTACGCTGTCCAACTCGGAGGACTTTGCCCGCGAGTTCCGGTGCCCGGTTGGGAGCGTTATGAACCCGGCCGAAAAGTGTAGCGTGTGGTAG
- the LOC131284592 gene encoding putative hydroxypyruvate isomerase: protein MVALRFCANLNFMFLEAGPFLERYRAAKLAGFSGVEGPFPPEDVSLPALLEVQKETGLKQILMNIALGNAPDGQFGCAALPGRQKEFLANLERTVEYAKALGCGKIHIMAGKLNGPATDDHDTTYLANLQVAAPILERNNIIGVIEPINKYAIPGYYLSCYDKAIQMITAVASPNVKLMYDIYHAQHIRGDITNSIRALATHIGHVQLAQVPGRNEPNSDGELNFRNILQTLATDGRYADGWVGCEYRPVAGTTEGLGWLRDYGYWQ, encoded by the exons ATGGTGGCGTTACGGTTTTGTGCGAATTTAAACTTTATGTTCCTGGAGGCGGGACCCTTCCTGGAGCGGTACCGAGCGGCCAAGCTGGCGGGATTCTCCGGAGTCGAAGGGCCCTTCCCACCCGAGGACGTTAGCTTGCCAGCGCTGCTGGAGGTGCAGAAGGAAACTGGTTTGAAGCAAATCCTCATGAACATTGCCTTGG GGAATGCTCCGGATGGCCAGTTCGGATGTGCTGCATTACCGGGGCGGCAAAAGGAGTTCCTGGCTAACTTGGAGCGCACGGTCGAGTATGCCAAGGCGCTTGGTTGTGGAAA GATTCACATAATGGCTGGAAAATTGAACGGTCCTGCTACAGATGACCACGACACCACGTACCTTGCAAACCTGCAAGTGGCCGCTCCCATTCTGGAACGGAACAACATCATCGGTGTCATCGAGCCGATCAATAAGTACGCCATTCCCGGGTACTATCTTTCTTGCTACGATAAGG CCATCCAAATGATCACCGCCGTTGCCAGTCCCAACGTGAAGCTGATGTACGACATCTATCACGCGCAACACATCCGGGGTGATATCACAAACAGCATCCGGGCACTGGCGACACATATCGGGCACGTCCAGCTAGCACAGGTCCCCGGACGTAACGAACCGAACAGCGACGGTGAGCTGAACTTCCGCAACATCCTGCAAACGCTGGCCACCGACGGTCGGTACGCGGATGGATGGGTCGGGTGTGAGTACCGCCCAGTGGCCGGCACCACCGAAGGACTCGGCTGGTTGCGTGACTACGGCTACTGGCAGTGA
- the LOC131284593 gene encoding gustatory and odorant receptor 22-like encodes MVIKESEFDDSLAYALLRGDMGTVWDTSKDERMVNGTMDPELIQRAKERAIRAQLNSADGDTCETHDQFYRDHKLLLVLFRGLAVMPITRSVPGRITFSWRSAASLYAFCFYTVSTVIVLIVGYERIKVFQTTTQFDEYIYGILFVIFLVPHFWIPFVGWGVAKQVAIYKTMWGAFQVRYYRVTGTSLQFPHLKVLIVFLSIGCLVCAIVFLLSLSFLLEGFALWHTSAYYHIITMLNMNSALWYINSRGIRVASSSLSRCFRKDVAIECTAAMISQYRFLWLNLSELLQSLGNAYARTYSTYCLFMFVNITVAIYGALSEIIDHGFGFSFKEIGLIVDTVYCSTLLFIFCDCSHNATLQVAQGVQDTLLSINLLKVDQPTQKEIDLFIQAIEMNPAIVSLKGYAEVNRELLTSSIATIAIYLIVLLQFKLSLISQQIPAEIIENVRQLQKS; translated from the exons ATGGTCATCAAAGAGAGCGAGTTCGACGATTCTCTTGCCTACGCGCTACTCCGTGGCGACATGGGAACCGTCTGGGATACGTCCAAGGACGAGCGGATGGTGAACGGTACGATGGACCCGGAATTGATCCAGCGTGCCAAGGAACGGGCCATCCGGGCCCAACTCAACTCCGCCGACGGTGACACCTGCGAAACGCACGACCAGTTCTACCGAGACCACAAGCTGCTACTTGTGCTGTTCCGAGGCCTGGCGGTCATGCCGATCACACGGTCCGTGCCCGGTCGGATCACCTTCAGCTGGCGGTCGGCCGCATCCCTGTACGCCTTTTGCTTCTACACGGTGTCCACCGTGATCGTCCTGATCGTGGGCTACGAGCGCATCAAGGTGTTCCAGACCACGACCCAGTTCGACGAGTACATCTACGGCATTCTATTCGTCATCTTTCTGGTGCCGCACTTCTGGATCCCGTTCGTCGGCTGGGGCGTCGCCAAGCAGGTCGCCATCTACAAGACGATGTGGGGCGCGTTCCAGGTGCGGTACTATCGTGTCACCGGCACCTCGCTGCAGTTTCCCCACCTGAAGGTGCTGATCGTGTTCCTCTCGATCGGGTGTCTGGTGTGCGCGATTGTGTTCCTGCTTTCGCTCAGCTTTTTGCTGGAAGGGTTCGCCCTGTGGCATACGTCCGCCTACTACCACATCATCACGATGCTCAACATGAACAGCGCCCTCTGGTACATCAACAGCCGTGGCATTCGGGTCGCCTCGTCTAGCCTCTCCCGGTGCTTCCGGAAGGATGTCGCCATCGAGTGCACCGCCGCCATGATCTCGCAGTACCGGTTCCTCTGGTTGAACCTCAGCGAGCTGCTGCAGTCCCTGGGGAATGCGTACGCCCGGACCTACTCCACCTACTGCCTGTTCATGTTCGTCAACATCACCGTCGCCATCTACGGTGCCCTGTCGGAGATCATCGACCATGGGTTTGGGTTTTCCTTCAAAGAGATCGGCCTCATCGTAGACACCGTGTACTGTTCGACGCTGCTGTTCATCTTCTGCGATTGCTCGCATAACGCCACGCTTCAGGTGGCGCAGGGCGTGCAGGACACATTGCTTTCCATCAACCTGCTCAAGGTGGACCAACCAACGCAGAAGGAAATCGATCTGTTTATCCAAGCGATCGAGATGAACCCGGCCATCGTCAGTCTGAAGGGTTACGCCGAGGTCAACCGGGAGCTGCTTACATCG AGTATCGCTACCATCGCGATCTACCTGATCGTGCTGCTGCAATTTAAGCTCTCACTTATCTCCCAGCAGATCCCCGCggaaattattgaaaatgtcCGACAGTTGCAAAAGTCATGA
- the LOC131284594 gene encoding L-dopachrome tautomerase yellow-f-like, with the protein MVSTTEFGTYTSVLQNKPIAMSGNYEGLFEALGDRGASTQSTMHHYDAKTGVLFYAEVNRNSIGCWNTNQVYGADNHAVVHLDNRELIYPSDLTSDHDGTLWVLTNNLPNWIYSRLNESDFNFRVWRQDPAVAIRGTKCDNL; encoded by the coding sequence ATGGTGAGTACGACCGAGTTCGGCACGTACACCAGCGTACTGCAGAACAAACCGATCGCCATGTCCGGCAACTACGAGGGACTGTTCGAGGCGCTGGGGGATCGCGGTGCGTCCACACAGTCCACCATGCACCATTACGACGCCAAGACGGGAGTACTCTTCTACGCCGAGGTGAACCGCAATTCGATCGGCTGCTGGAACACTAATCAGGTGTACGGGGCTGACAACCACGCCGTGGTACATCTGGACAATCGGGAGCTGATCTACCCTAGTGACCTCACCAGCGACCACGACGGGACCCTTTGGGTGCTGACCAACAACTTGCCAAACTGGATCTACTCGCGGCTGAACGAGAGTGACTTTAACTTCCGCGTATGGCGTCAGGATCCGGCTGTGGCTATCCGGGGCACCAAGTGTGATAACTTATAA
- the LOC131284595 gene encoding L-dopachrome tautomerase yellow-f2-like → MSLLILCECLLLLAVSRVQTTEFEKVFEWKQISYADLPNERNGKGSAILFPRVQGDAENESFQPYNNIPMGATHYKDRLFITIPRRRPGVPATLNVIDLRQVVPGDRSPPLTAYPTYPINELRPQYEPDLRRLVSVYRTQVDACGRLWFVDTGMLEYPDNRRQVQRPQIWIVDLERDHLVRRFAIPESIVAEGVGMASITVDVEPENCDGAFAYVPDLVANAIYVYSMRADEMWAFGNHSSFRHDPTRAEFNVAG, encoded by the exons ATGAGCCTCCTCATATTATGCGAATGTTTGTTGCTGCTTGCTGTGTCCCGTGTGCAGACCACGGAGTTTGAGAAAGTGTTCGAATGGAAGCAGATCTCCTATGCCGATCTTCCGAACGAGAGAAATG GGAAGGGCTCTGCGATTCTTTTTCCACGGGTGCAGGGAGATGCCGAGAACGAGTCGTTCCAACCGTACAACAACATCCCGATGGGAGCGACACACTACAAGGACCGACTTTTCATTACCATTCCTCGACGACGCCCGGGTGTGCCAGCTACGCTGAATGTGATCGACCTGCGCCAGGTGGTACCCGGTGACAGAAGTCCTCCCTTGACGGCCTACCCAACCTATCCGATCAACGAGCTAAGG CCTCAGTATGAACCAGACCTGCGGCGGCTGGTTTCGGTGTATCGCACGCAGGTGGACGCCTGTGGGCGCCTCTGGTTCGTAGACACCGGGATGCTAGAGTATCCGGACAACCGCCGGCAGGTGCAGCGTCCGCAGATCTGGATCGTGGACCTGGAACGGGACCATCTCGTGCGTCGCTTCGCCATCCCGGAGTCGATCGTCGCGGAAGGGGTCGGCATGGCTAGCATCACGGTGGACGTTGAGCCGGAGAACTGTGACGGAGCGTTCGCGTACGTGCCGGATCTGGTTGCGAACGCCATCTACGTGTACAGTATGCGGGCGGACGAAATGTGGGCGTTTGGCAATCACTCCTCGTTCCGGCACGATCCAACCCGCGCTGAGTTCAACGTGGCCGGCTAG
- the LOC131284596 gene encoding L-dopachrome tautomerase yellow-f-like — protein MCWKEPVVIVLCCLALVVPIRCDEFEEVFRWKLLDFNNLTDAEEGAPGIFFPEEVDEPTTNGLNESFTRYHNLPMGVTHHKGRLFVTIPRRRTGIPSTLNVIVLDQVPAGEKSPRLTAYPDLITNKLRKSYEPDPKRLVSVYRTRVDRCDRLWFVDTGFLEYPGHRKQVQRPALWIIDLLQDRKVRQFEIPESIVAEGHGMASVTVDSSADDCEAAFAYIPDLAFYRLYVYSFKENRMWKFQHEFLSFDPRMTGFGVAGVRFRWNDGIFSVALGPLAGANAADGRKVFFHAMASTSEYQTTTPVLQNETLAKVGGYDHLFTHLGERGLKTQCTIHQYDPATGVLFYAEVNRNSIGCWNSAQRFDPENHGIVHLDNRNFIYPSDMTLDSDGELWVMTNTLPRYAYAKLDIEDYNFRIWRQQPAKAIAGTICAPGA, from the exons ATGTGCTGGAAGGAACCGGTGGTGATCGTGTTGTGTTGCTTGGCGTTGGTGGTGCCCATCCGGTGTGACGAGTTCGAGGAGGTGTTTCGGTGGAAATTGCTCGATTTTAATAACCTTACCGATGCTGAAG AAGGTGCACCGGGAATTTTCTTCCCGGAGGAGGTGGACGAACCCACGACCAACGGTCTGAACGAGAGTTTCACGCGCTACCACAATCTGCCAATGGGAGTGACCCACCATAAGGGCCGGCTGTTCGTGACCATACCGCGGCGCCGCACGGGCATACCCTCGACGCTGAACGTCATTGTGCTGGACCAGGTTCCGGCCGGTGAGAAGTCGCCTCGGTTGACGGCCTATCCGGATTTGATCACGAACAAGCTGCGG AAATCGTATGAACCCGACCCGAAGCGATTGGTGTCTGTCTATCGAACCCGTGTCGATCGCTGCGATCGCTTGTGGTTCGTCGATACGGGCTTTCTAGAGTACCCAGGCCACCGCAAGCAGGTACAGCGGCCCGCTCTGTGGATCATCGACCTGCTGCAGGATCGTAAGGTGCGCCAGTTCGAGATACCGGAGTCCATCGTGGCCGAGGGGCACGGTATGGCGAGTGTCACCGTCGACTCGTCCGCCGACGATTGTGAGGCTGCGTTCGCGTACATCCCCGATCTTGCCTTCTATCGGCTGTACGTGTATAGCTTCAAGGAGAACCGCATGTGGAAGTTCCAGCACGAGTTTCTATCGTTCGATCCGCGCATGACCGGATTCGGGGTAGCCGGCGTGCGGTTCCGCTGGAATGATGGCATATTCTCGGTGGCGCTGGGCCCGCTGGCAGGGGCTAACGCTGCCGATGGGCGGAAAGTCTTCTTCCACGCGATGGCCAGTACCTCCGAGTACCAGACGACCACACCGGTACTCCAGAACGAAACGCTGGCCAAGGTCGGTGGCTATGATCATCTGTTTACG CACCTTGGCGAACGAGGATTAAAGACACAGTGCACAATTCACCAGTACGACCCCGCGACGGGCGTGCTCTTCTACGCCGAGGTCAACCGTAATTCGATCGGCTGCTGGAACTCGGCCCAACGGTTCGATCCGGAGAACCATGGTATCGTCCATCTCGACAATCGAAACTTCATCTATCCGTCCGATATGACG CTCGACAGTGACGGTGAACTGTGGGTGATGACGAACACACTGCCGCGGTATGCGTACGCGAAGCTCGACATCGAGGACTATAATTTCCGCATCTGGCGGCAGCAACCGGCTAAAGCGATCGCGGGAACCATCTGCGCACCGGGTGCATAA
- the LOC131284598 gene encoding L-dopachrome tautomerase yellow-f2-like, which produces MPRSYGVFLLLTALVAYASGQVDEVLKWQKVEYDVPAEVLQRPNGYIPIGNIPMGAVHYKNRVFVAVARRRWGIPSTLNVVDISPPFPNDNVVLKPYPNFALNELRADLQPDANRIVTVYRPRVDRCDRLWFVDTGMMEIPGNFTVVQRPSVWSIDLKTNEPIHRFEIPKEAVETGYGLTSITLDVDPTDCEKVFVYISDLQTYRMVVYDYQNRRAWRFLHNYFFLNPLEGDYTIQGINFAWDDGIFSIALGNPDPATKFRTAYFHALSSNSEFTVSTRVLRNETASQRSWHGADFQLLGYRGARTQSSIHAFDPETGVIFFALIQQNAVSCWDSNKPFAPQNMAIVYKNDKDIVYPNDLSIDQDGYVWFMTNSIIKLLYSELKLDEFNFFVWRANIKEIIKGTVCDPASPPNTQTTQRFGDSNNNDRVTFYEFKDRPGPGGGPHGGWGHGKGHGGRYH; this is translated from the exons ATGCCGCGATCATACGGAGTATTCCTACTCCTGACGGCGCTGGTAGCGTATGCCAGTGGCCAGGTAGATGAGGTCCTTAAGTGGCAGAAGGTCGAGTACGATGTGCCGGCCGAAGTACTGCAGCGTCCAAATGGCTACATCCCGATCGGCAACATTCCGATGGGAGCCGTGCACTACAAGAACCGAGTGTTTGTTGCGGTGGCCCGTCGTCGATGGGGTATTCCGTCAACATTGAACGTGGTGGACATTTCGCCTCCGTTCCCCAACGACAACGTTGTCCTGAAACCGTACCCCAACTTTGCTCTCAACGAGCTTCGG GCGGATCTGCAACCAGATGCTAACAGAATTGTCACCGTCTATCGGCCACGTGTTGATCGCTGCGATCGTCTATGGTTTGTCGACACTGGAATGATGGAAATCCCCG GAAATTTCACCGTTGTCCAGCGTCCGTCGGTGTGGTCGATCGATCTTAAAACGAACGAGCCGATCCATCGTTTTGAAATCCCCAAGGAGGCTGTCGAGACCGGGTACGGGCTGACGTCGATCACCCTCGACGTGGACCCCACCGACTGCGAGAAGGTGTTCGTCTACATCTCCGATCTGCAAACGTACCGCATGGTGGTGTACGACTACCAGAATCGCCGGGCGTGGCGCTTCCTGCACAACTATTTCTTCCTGAACCCGCTGGAGGGCGACTACACCATCCAGGGTATCAACTTCGCCTGGGACGATGGCATCTTCTCGATTGCCCTCGGTAACCCCGATCCGGCTACCAAGTTCCGCACGGCGTACTTCCACGCCCTGTCGAGTAACTCCGAGTTCACCGTGTCGACGCGTGTGCTGCGTAACGAAACGGCATCCCAGCGCTCCTGGCACGGCGCGGACTTCCAGCTGCTCGGGTACCGCGGTGCCCGCACGCAATCGAGCATCCACGCGTTCGATCCGGAAACGGGCGTCATCTTCTTCGCGTTGATCCAACAAAATGCAGTCAGCTGTTGGGACTCGAACAAGCCGTTCGCTCCGCAAAACATGGCCATCGTGTACAAGAACGACAAGGACATCGTTTACCCCAACGATCTTTCG ATCGACCAGGATGGCTACGTGTGGTTTATGACCAACTCGATCATCAAGCTACTATACTCCGAGCTGAAGCTGGACGAGTTCAACTTCTTCGTGTGGCGCGCCAACATTAAGGAGATCATCAAGGGAACGGTTTGCGATCCGGCTTCGCCACCAAACACCCAAACCACGCAGCGCTTCGGCGACTCGAACAACAACGACCGCGTGACTTTCTACGAATTCAAGGATAGGCCCGGTCCGGGTGGTGGCCCGCACGGCGGCTGGGGACATGGCAAGGGACACGGTGGACGTTACCATTAA